Within Sorangiineae bacterium MSr11367, the genomic segment CAGGCGGACATCACCAGCGAAAAGGACGTCAAGCGGCTCTTCGTGGAGGCCCTGGAAGCGCTCGGTCAGATCGACGTGGTGGTGCATTGCGCCGGTGCGATGGAACTGTTCCCCATCGCGAACGCCGACGCGGCGGCCTTCGACCGCGTGATTGCGACCAACCTGCGCGGCGCGTTTCTCATGCTGGGGCAGGCTGCAACGCACGTGACCTCGGGCGGGCGCATCATCGCGTTCTCCACCAGCGTGGTCGCCAAGTCGTTTCCCAACTACGGCGCGTACATCGCCGCCAAGTCGGGGGTCGAGGGCATGGTGCACGTGCTCGCGAACGAGCTGCGCGGTCGCAACGTGACCGTGAACGCGGTGGCGCCGGGCCCGACCGGGACGGACCTCTTTCTGCACGGCAAGACGGACGCCCAGATCGAGCAACTGGCCAAGCTTTCGCCGCTCGAGCGCATCGGGCAGCCCTCGGACATTGCCGGCGTCGTCTCGTTCCTCGCCGGCCCGGATGGCGGCTGGATCAATTCGCAGGTGCTGCGCGCCAACGGCGGGTTCGCCTGATTCGACCTCGAGACAAAAGCCAGCAACCAAAGACCTAACAGTTTCAAGAACACGGAGATTTCAGCCATGAAGAACGTCATCCTCATCACCGGAGCATCCAGCGGCATGGGCGCCCTCACGGCGCGCGAACTCGCCCGGGCGGGCCACACGGTTTACGCAAGCATGCGCGACATCAAGGGCCGCAATGCGGCCGCGGCGGAAGCCGTGAAGACCTTCGCCGAGCAGACGAACACGGACATGCGAGCCCTCGAGATGGACATCGCGTCGCAGCCGTCGATTGACGCAGCCGTGCGGCGCATCGTGAGCGCGCATGGCGGGCTGGACGTGCTCGTTCACAATGCGGGGCACATGGTCTTCGGTCCGGCCGAGGCCTTCACGGCCGAGCAATACGCGCAGCTGTTCGACACCAACGTCTTGGGCACGCAGCGGGTGAACCGCGCGGTTTTGCCGGTCATGCGAGCACGTGGCCAAGGGCTTCTCGTCTGGGTTTCGAGCTCCTCCGTCCGCGGTGGCACGCCCCCGTACCTCGCGCCGTACTTCGCCGCCAAGGCCGCGATGGATTCGCTCGCGGTGAGTTACGCAGGAGAGCTCGCGCGCTGGGGCATCGAGACAGCCATCATCGTGCCGGGTGCATTTACCGCCGGGACCAACCACTTCCGCAACGCCGGCGCGCCCGACGACGCTGCGCGCGCCGCCGAGTACCACAACGGGCCGTACGCGGGGTTCGGAGACGAGCTTCTCAAGGGCCTCGCCTCGACAGAGCCCCCCGACTCCGATGTGACCGAAGTAGCCCGCGCCATTGCCGACGTGGTGGGCCGCCCGCACGGCAAGCGCCCTTTCCGCACCCACGTCGATCCGGCCAGCGACGGTTCGCAGGTGGTCAGCGACGTGAACGACCGCATCCGCGCCGAGTTCTTGCGCCGCATCGGCCAAGCCGGCCTGCTGCAAGTGAAAGTGTAGCGATATCGATTGGTTACGTGCCTTTCGAAAAATCTTCTCCGGCATGTCGATCCGCCCATCCCTCGTTCGACGCCTGATTGAACGAGGGTTGAGCGAAGGTTTCAGACCGGCATCGGCCGGAGAAGAGGTCCGTCATGTTCCGTAAGATTGCTGCGGGCGTTGCCGCCGTCATCGTGTTGTTCGTCATCGTCGTGGCCTCGCGCCCGTCGAAGTTCCACGTCGAGCGATCCATCGATATTGCCGCACCGCCGCAGTTCGCGTTCGAGAAGGTCAACGACTTTCATGCTTGGGTCGACTGGTCGCCCTACGAGAAACTGGATCCGAAGATGCAGCGGACCTTCGAGGGGCCGCGCGCCGGCACGGGCGCCGTGTACGCATGGTCGAGCGAAGCCGGGGCCGGCGCCGGCCGCATGACCCTTCAAAAGAGCGAGTCGCCGTCGCTCGTCACCATCGAGCTGGTGTTCCTCAAGCCGATGCAGGCCACCGACGTGGCGACCTTCACCTTCGCCCCGACGGCCACCGGCACCAAGGCCACGTGGGCCCTCGACGGCGACATGAACTTCGTCTCCAAGGCGTTCGGGCTGTTCATGGACATGGACAAGATGATCGGTGGCGATTTCGAGCGCGGCCTCGTTTCGCTGAAGGCCATCGCCGAGAGCTCGGCAAAGTCCCGGGTCGAGGCCTCCAACTGATCGCTTGAGGAGGACGACCATGCGATACCTGTGCATCTACAAGCCGCGCAAGGACGACGAGCTTTGCGCCGACCCCACCGAGGCCGAGATGATCGCGATGGGAAAGCTCATCGACGAGATGACCCGGGCGGGTGTGCTGCTTGCGACCGAGGGATGCGCGCCCAGTGCGGAGGGCGCGCGTGTGAAGCGCGTCGGCGGTGAGACCATCGTCACCGACGGGCCGTTCGCCGAGGCGAAAGAGCTCATTGCCGGTTTCTGCCTCATTCAAGTGCAGACCAAGGCCGAGGCCGTCGAATGGGGGCGCCGCTTCCTGGAAGTCGTCGGCGAGGGCGAGAGCGAGATTCGCCGGCTGTACGAGCCCGCCGATGGCGGCGGCTGTCGTGCCATCCCGCCCGAGGCGAGCTAGCGTTGCACGCGGCTCGATTCGCGGACGACGAGCTCGGGGGCGAAGACCACGGTACGATGTTGGTGGGTGTCGGTCTCGCCCACGAAGCGATCGTCGGCGGTTTCGGCGATGAGCATCTCCGCCGCGGTGCGACCGAGGCGCACGGCGGGCTGCCGCACGGAGGTGAGGGGGACGGCGGCGGCGGCGGCAAACTCGATGTCGTCGTAGCCAACGATGGCCATTTCCGAGGGGACGCGCACCCCGGCGCCGACCATGACCTGGAGCACCCCCAGCGCGAGAAGGTCGTTCGCGCACGCGACGGCGGTGGGGCGTGGGCTGAGTCCGAGCAGGCGCGCCCCGGCATCGCGGCCCGAGGCCACGTCGAGCGTCGTACCTTCGAGAACGGTGAGTTGCCGCTCCGGCCCCGGCGCCTCGGAAAGCACGCGTCGCAGGCCTTCTTCGCGCTCGCGGCACTGCGTGAGGATGGCGGGGCCGTTCACGAAGGCGATGCGCGTGTGGCCCGTTTCCACCAGGTGCCGTGCAGCCAGTGCGCCGCCCTCCACGTCGTCGACCGAGACGGAACATGCCTCCGTGGTGGGCACGCGTCGATCGACGAAGACGCAGGGAATGCCGCTGCGGCGAAAGCGGTCGAGGCTCTCGCTGGAGCTGTCGACCGGCGAGACGAGCACCCCGCGCACCCGCTGTTCGGCGAGCATGGCCAGGTAGGTCGCCTCGGCGTCCTGCCGCTGGCGGCTGTTGCAGGTGATGACCTGTAGTCCTTGCTCATGCGCCGCCTGTTCGGCCCCTCGCGAGATGTCGACGAAGAACGGGTTGCCCAAATCGAGCACCAAGACGGCCATGATGCGGCTTTTGCCTGCCCGCAGCTGCCGCGCCGATTCGTCGCGGATGTATCCGAGCTCTTCGATGACCGAGAGCACCTTCGTGCGAGTCGCCAGTGAGACGACGTGCGGGCGATTTACCACATTGGAGACGGTGCCGACCGATACCCCGGCACGGCGCGCCACGTCCTTAATCCCGATCATCACCACCATCCCCGACCATATGGCGCATAACGTACCACAAGACTGTGCGGTCCCTTCAGCTGGGCTTCAAGCTCAACTCGCTTTTTAGGATTTCCAGAAACTCCATGGTGAGCGGACTCCTCCCCTGGTTTTGCCGCCATGCCGCCCCAACCCGCCAGCGTGCCGTCTCGTCATCGAGCGGATGTACGGTGATGCCTTCTATCCGCGGCCTCAACTGCGATTCGGGAATGAGCGCAACGCCCAGCCCGGCGGCCACCAATGCCGGAATGGTGCGATCTTCGTTGGCCACTTGGACGACCCGCGGATGAAATCCGTATTGGCTGCACATGCGAAAGATATGGTCGTGAAGATTCACCGATAGGCTTCGCCTTGGCATGATGAAGGGGGCGCGGGCGTAGTCCGCCAGGTTGGCCGCTCGAGGTCGCTCACGCTTGGGGCCGACCGCCGGTACGACGAGCATGAGCCGATCTTCCAGGACGGGGAGGTGTCGAAATTCCTTGGAGATGGGCATGCGGATGAAGCCGACATGCATGCGTCCGGCGCGGAGGGCATCGATCTGGTCGTGGCTCGCCATTTCGTGAAGATCGATTCGCGCCTCGGGGCGGCGCTTTCGGAACTTCGAAACGAGGCGCGGCACGAGGCCGATGGTGGCAAACCCGAATCCAACGACCAACTGGCCCGTCTCGCCGCGGGCTGCACGCCGCCCCGTCTCCACGACGCGATCGGCATGCTGGAGCAACGCGCGCGCCTCTTCGAGGAAGACCCTTCCCACGTCGGTGAGCTGCGCGCCATGGCGCCCGCGGTCGAAGAGTGGTGCGCCGAGTTCCTCCTCCAACTGGCGTATCTGATTGCTCAGGGCAGGCTGGCTTAGATTCAAGAGCTGCGCGGCGGCCCCGAAATGGAGGCGTTCGGCCAGGACGACGAAGGAACGCAGCCACTCGAATTTCATAGCGAAATCTTATCACCACGCTCCATTTATTTCATTGGACAAATCACGGCCCGGACCGAAACGTAAGCGGCATGAGAATCGCGGTCGATATGGACGAAGTGCTGGCCGATACGCTGGTCACGCAATTGGAATGGCTCAACACCGAATACGGTCATTCGCTGACCTTGGGGGACGTCGTGGGGGCCGACCTTTACGACTTCATTCCAAAGGAGCACGGAACCAAGCTTCTGCGCCTTCTGGAGCAGGGCGACTTCTTCGCCGATCTTCCGGTGATGCAGGATAGCCAGGAGGTGCTGCGCCGCCTCGCCGAGCAGCACGAGGTGTTCATCGCCACGGCGGCCATGGAGTTCCCCGGTTCCTTCGGGCCCAAGTTCCGTTGGCTGGCCAAGCATTTCCCATTCATCGATCCGAGTCGCATCGTCTTCTGCGGCAACAAGAGCATTCTCCACGCCGACGCCTTGATCGACGATACCCCGCGCAACCTCGCCGGCTTCAAGGGTCGCGGCATCCTGTTCTCGTCCCCGCACAACGCGCACGTGACCGGCTACGCCCGCGTCTCCTGTTGGCGCGAGGTCGAGCAGCTTTTCCGCGCTTAGCGCGGCGGCGGCTGACGGGGTGTCCGGGACGGGGCCAAAATCGTCCCGGACAGGGGCGCCGTGAGGATTTGCGCATTTTCAGAGGGGTGCGGATTGGCACCGTGTTGGCAACGCGTGAGGGCAGACCTTGGAGCGTGTTGCTCCGGACATCGCGCCTTCAAGGTCGCAGATTGGAATGATGGGTTGCCATAAGGTACGAGCGGGAGGCAACAGCCCTCCACATGCCCGTTGACGCGCGGAGCCACTCCTACGGGAGTCCAGCCAGCGGGAGCCACATGCGGAGCGGTGACGGGAAGCGCAGCGGGCGCGGACCGGTGGCCGACATCCTCGTTGGGGAAGCTGCGACAACTGCTCGCAATCCACCGGAACTTTTCCTACCCTCATTTTTATCTGGCAGAGAGATAGCCAGAAGAAGACCGTCTGAGATTGCGCGGAGCGCGCGATCACGCACCCGTTTGTACCCCGTCCGTCGTGGAGACTGAGGGGGCCTGCCGGGCGCTTCCTAGCTGCCCTTCACGCACCGAGAAACAGCGACATCCCTCAGTGCGTTAGAACAGCCGCGACGTGGCCGTCGGGGCGGACCAGGATGGCGCTCGCATCCTCCAACCCGGGCCGCACGCCCACCACCTTGGCACGCGCGATGGTGACGCGATCCATCCAGGGCTCCACGAGCTGCGCCCCGCCGAGATCGTCGAGGAGCAGGAAGTGGCCCGCGTGCATGTGTTGGAACGCGCTCGAGCCGTCGGCGGTGGGAAGGTCGGGCAAGCGGCGCCCGATCCAGGGGCGTGCGGTGTCGCGGCCATAGTCGACGGCGAGGCCCGTGACCTTCTCGGCGAGGCGGCGGTTCGCCTCCGGGGTGCGGAGGAGATCGGCCACGGTGGCGCGGAGCGCGAAGATCGGCGGGGTGAACCCGGTGAGGGCCTCTTGGGCTCGCGTGTTCTCCAGCACGTCCATGCCGACGGGGTGACGCTCGTCGTGGTAGCTGTCGAGCAACGCCTCGGGCGCGGCGCCGCGGAGGACTGCGCCGAGCTTCCAACCCAGGTTGCTCGCGTCTTGGAGGCCCACGTTCATGCCTTGGCCCCCCGCGGGAAAATGGATGTGCGCCGCATCGCCCGCCAGGAAAACGCGGCCCTTTCGGTACGACGAGGCTTGCCGCGTGGCGTTGCCGAAGCGCGATAGCCAGAGTGTCTCCGTGAGGCCGAAGTCGGTGCCGGCGATGCGGAGCATGGCCTCGCGCAGCTCTTCTTCGGTGGGCGGGCAGTCCTTGGAGACGTGCATGCGCGCCGGATCGACGATCACGATGCGGCAGGAGCCGTCGGCCTGGCGCACCATCATCATGCCGCCGCGCTCGTTCACGATCGATGGCATGGTCGGCGGCTGCGCCAATCGCACATCGCCCTGGAAGGCGGTCATCGTGGTGTCCGTTCCGGGGAAGGCGATGCCCGCCGCGGTGCGCACGGTACTGCGTGCGCCGTCACACCCCACGACGTAGCGCGCCCGCAGCGTGTGATCCCCCGCGGCGCTGCGCACGTGCACCGCGACACCGGCCTCGTCGTGCCGGAGCGCCAACGTCGCGTGCCCAAAGCGGAATTCGACCCCGAGCTCCCGCGCCGCCGCTTCGAGCAGCTCCTCGGTGCGCCGCTGGGCGAGGACCAGCGTGTGCGGAACCTTGGTGTCGAGCGCGGCCAGCGCGAGGCGCGTGTCCAGTGCGGCATAGTGCGCCGTGGGCAGCAGCACGCCCTCGCGGGTGAAACGCTCGGCCAGGCCTCGCATCGCGAGCAGCTCCAAAGAGCGCGTGTTCATCGTGAGCGCCTTCGAGTGCGGCGAGCGCGCCTCCTCGGCTTCCAGAACGACCACTTGGGCGCCGGCGAGCCGGAGCTCCCGCGCGAGGAAACATCCCACCGGGCCGGCGCCCGCGATCACCACGTCGATCATGTTCTTCCCTTTCCGCCACAAAACTTGAACACCGTTCAAGTTGAACAGTGTTCAAGTAGGGCCGGCCCCAAACCCGTCAAGCGCTCGACTTGTGCTAAGGGGTTTGCGGGCATGCCGCGTCTCACGAAGGCACGAATTCTCAGCGAGGCCCTCGCGCTTTTGGACGAGGTCGGCTCGGAGGCCTTGACGATGCGGCGGCTCGCCGACCAACTCGACGTGCAGGCCGGTGCGCTCTATTGGCACTATCCGAACAAACAGAGCCTCGTGACCGCGATGGCCGAAGAGATGCTCGCCGACACAGCGCTGCACGGCGCGGGCGAGCCCGAGAAATGGCGCGCGCGCGTCGTCGAGGCATTGATGGCGCTCCGGCGTGCCCTGCTCGCGCACCGCGATGGCGGACGCGTGTTCGCGGGAACGTTCGTCCCGGAACCGAACACGCTCGCCTTGGGCGAGGTGCTTCTCGGAGCCCTGCGCGACGCGGGGCTCGGAAAGAAAGAGGCGGCATGGTCATGCTCGAGCCTGGTCGACTTCGTCATCGGTTTCGTGGTGGAGGAGCAGGCCGCGCAGGGCATCGAGCCCGACCTGCTGACGAGCCAGCTCGATCGCGAGAAGTACCCGAACGTCGCGGCGGTGAAGGGGCCGTTCACGAGCCAGGACTTCGACGCGCGTATGAAGTTCGGCGTGAATCTCCTGCTCGATGGCATCGAGCGGGGGCTCGAATCGCGCAGTGCGTCGTCGGGGAGCCGCACCCGCCGCGCTTGAGCGCCTTGCTCCGAGGGAAGCCTCGATCTAGGATGAGCATGAAACGTTTCAAACTGCTTCCGGAGGCTTGGAAATGAGCGCGGCGGTCAAAGCAAAGTTACGCACGCAACAGATCGAGACCCCGTCGTGGGCCTACGGAAACTCAGGCACGCGCTTCAAGGTGTTTGCGCAAGCGGGCGTGCCGCGTACCGTCGAGGAGAAGCTGGACGACGCGGCGCAGGTTCATGCGTTCACCGGCATCGCGCCACGCGTGGCGCTGCACATCCCTTGGGACAAGGTCGACGATTACGGGAAGCTCGCGCGCTATGCGCAGTCCCGCGGCGTGGCCATTGGCGCGATCAACGCCAACTTGTTCCAGGACGACGACTACAAACTGGGCAGCGTGACCAATCCCGATCCGGGGGTGCGCAAGAAGGCCCTCGCGCACTTGCTCGAGTGTGTCGACATCATGGACCAAACCGGTTCGCGGGATCTCAAACTGTGGTTTCCCGACGGCACGAACTATCCCGGCCAGGACGACACCCGAACGCGGCAGGAGCGTCTGTCCGAGGCGCTGATGCGCGTCTACGACCGGCTGGGAAAGGAGCAGCGCATGCTGCTCGAGTACAAACTGTTCGAGCCGGCCTTCTACACGATGGATGTGCCCGATTGGGGCACGGCCTACGCGCATTGCTTGCAACTCGGCGAGCGGGCCCAGGTGTGCGTCGACACCGGCCATCATGCACCGGGCACGAACATCGAATTCATCGTAGCCTTCCTCCTCCGAGTGAAGAAGCTGGGCGCGTTCGACTTCAACTCACGCTTCTATGCCGATGACGATTTGATCGTCGGTGCGGCCGACCCCTTTCAATTGTTCCGCATCATGTACGAGGTGGTTCGCGGCGGCGGCTTCGAGCGCGATGCCGGCGTCGCCTTCATGCTCGACCAGTGCCACAACATCGAGGCGAAGATCCCCGGGCAAATTCGCTCGGTGTGCAACGTTCAGGAGGCCACGGCCAAGGCGCTGCTGGTCGATCGTGAGGCGCTGGTGGACGCGCAACGCGGCGGCGATGTTCTGCGCGCCAACGAAGCCTTCATGGATGCCTTCAACACCGACGTGAGGCCCATGCTGGCCGACCTGCGCCAGGAAATGGGAATCGATCCCAATCCGATGGAGGCTTACCGCCGGTCCGGCTACCAAGAGCGCATCGTGAAAGGGCGCGCCTCGGGCAAGCAGGCAGGGTGGGCGGCCTGATGCGCATCGTCGATCAATTGATTGCGCGCTCGAACCGGTTGGGGGCCGATCCGGCCAATACGAATTACGCAGGTGGAAATACCTCCGCGAAGGGCACCGACACCGATCCGGTGACGGGCAAGCCGGTGGAGTTGCTCTGGGTCAAAGGCTCGGGCGGCGACCTGGGCACGCTCACCGAATCGGGCCTCGCCGTACTGCGTTTGGATCGGCTGCGCGGACTGGTGGACGTGTATCCGGGGGTCGAACGCGAGGACGAGATGGTGGCCGCGTTCGATTTCTGCCTGCACGGCCGCGGCGGCGCGGCCCCGTCGATCGACACGGCGATGCACGGGCTGGTGAACGCGCCCCACGTGGACCATTTGCATCCCGATTCGGGCATTGCGCTGGCCACGGCGGCCGATGGGGAAAGGCTCACCCG encodes:
- a CDS encoding SDR family oxidoreductase is translated as MAQVKKGAIVTGASRGIGKEVALRLAKDGFAVVVNYAGNAAKAQEVVSEIEVAGGYAVAVQADITSEKDVKRLFVEALEALGQIDVVVHCAGAMELFPIANADAAAFDRVIATNLRGAFLMLGQAATHVTSGGRIIAFSTSVVAKSFPNYGAYIAAKSGVEGMVHVLANELRGRNVTVNAVAPGPTGTDLFLHGKTDAQIEQLAKLSPLERIGQPSDIAGVVSFLAGPDGGWINSQVLRANGGFA
- a CDS encoding SDR family oxidoreductase, translating into MKNVILITGASSGMGALTARELARAGHTVYASMRDIKGRNAAAAEAVKTFAEQTNTDMRALEMDIASQPSIDAAVRRIVSAHGGLDVLVHNAGHMVFGPAEAFTAEQYAQLFDTNVLGTQRVNRAVLPVMRARGQGLLVWVSSSSVRGGTPPYLAPYFAAKAAMDSLAVSYAGELARWGIETAIIVPGAFTAGTNHFRNAGAPDDAARAAEYHNGPYAGFGDELLKGLASTEPPDSDVTEVARAIADVVGRPHGKRPFRTHVDPASDGSQVVSDVNDRIRAEFLRRIGQAGLLQVKV
- a CDS encoding SRPBCC family protein, with protein sequence MFRKIAAGVAAVIVLFVIVVASRPSKFHVERSIDIAAPPQFAFEKVNDFHAWVDWSPYEKLDPKMQRTFEGPRAGTGAVYAWSSEAGAGAGRMTLQKSESPSLVTIELVFLKPMQATDVATFTFAPTATGTKATWALDGDMNFVSKAFGLFMDMDKMIGGDFERGLVSLKAIAESSAKSRVEASN
- a CDS encoding YciI family protein, which codes for MRYLCIYKPRKDDELCADPTEAEMIAMGKLIDEMTRAGVLLATEGCAPSAEGARVKRVGGETIVTDGPFAEAKELIAGFCLIQVQTKAEAVEWGRRFLEVVGEGESEIRRLYEPADGGGCRAIPPEAS
- a CDS encoding LacI family transcriptional regulator, with the translated sequence MIGIKDVARRAGVSVGTVSNVVNRPHVVSLATRTKVLSVIEELGYIRDESARQLRAGKSRIMAVLVLDLGNPFFVDISRGAEQAAHEQGLQVITCNSRQRQDAEATYLAMLAEQRVRGVLVSPVDSSSESLDRFRRSGIPCVFVDRRVPTTEACSVSVDDVEGGALAARHLVETGHTRIAFVNGPAILTQCREREEGLRRVLSEAPGPERQLTVLEGTTLDVASGRDAGARLLGLSPRPTAVACANDLLALGVLQVMVGAGVRVPSEMAIVGYDDIEFAAAAAVPLTSVRQPAVRLGRTAAEMLIAETADDRFVGETDTHQHRTVVFAPELVVRESSRVQR
- a CDS encoding LysR family transcriptional regulator: MKFEWLRSFVVLAERLHFGAAAQLLNLSQPALSNQIRQLEEELGAPLFDRGRHGAQLTDVGRVFLEEARALLQHADRVVETGRRAARGETGQLVVGFGFATIGLVPRLVSKFRKRRPEARIDLHEMASHDQIDALRAGRMHVGFIRMPISKEFRHLPVLEDRLMLVVPAVGPKRERPRAANLADYARAPFIMPRRSLSVNLHDHIFRMCSQYGFHPRVVQVANEDRTIPALVAAGLGVALIPESQLRPRIEGITVHPLDDETARWRVGAAWRQNQGRSPLTMEFLEILKSELSLKPS
- a CDS encoding FAD-dependent monooxygenase, which encodes MIDVVIAGAGPVGCFLARELRLAGAQVVVLEAEEARSPHSKALTMNTRSLELLAMRGLAERFTREGVLLPTAHYAALDTRLALAALDTKVPHTLVLAQRRTEELLEAAARELGVEFRFGHATLALRHDEAGVAVHVRSAAGDHTLRARYVVGCDGARSTVRTAAGIAFPGTDTTMTAFQGDVRLAQPPTMPSIVNERGGMMMVRQADGSCRIVIVDPARMHVSKDCPPTEEELREAMLRIAGTDFGLTETLWLSRFGNATRQASSYRKGRVFLAGDAAHIHFPAGGQGMNVGLQDASNLGWKLGAVLRGAAPEALLDSYHDERHPVGMDVLENTRAQEALTGFTPPIFALRATVADLLRTPEANRRLAEKVTGLAVDYGRDTARPWIGRRLPDLPTADGSSAFQHMHAGHFLLLDDLGGAQLVEPWMDRVTIARAKVVGVRPGLEDASAILVRPDGHVAAVLTH
- a CDS encoding TetR/AcrR family transcriptional regulator C-terminal domain-containing protein, with the translated sequence MPRLTKARILSEALALLDEVGSEALTMRRLADQLDVQAGALYWHYPNKQSLVTAMAEEMLADTALHGAGEPEKWRARVVEALMALRRALLAHRDGGRVFAGTFVPEPNTLALGEVLLGALRDAGLGKKEAAWSCSSLVDFVIGFVVEEQAAQGIEPDLLTSQLDREKYPNVAAVKGPFTSQDFDARMKFGVNLLLDGIERGLESRSASSGSRTRRA
- the rhaI gene encoding L-rhamnose isomerase, coding for MSAAVKAKLRTQQIETPSWAYGNSGTRFKVFAQAGVPRTVEEKLDDAAQVHAFTGIAPRVALHIPWDKVDDYGKLARYAQSRGVAIGAINANLFQDDDYKLGSVTNPDPGVRKKALAHLLECVDIMDQTGSRDLKLWFPDGTNYPGQDDTRTRQERLSEALMRVYDRLGKEQRMLLEYKLFEPAFYTMDVPDWGTAYAHCLQLGERAQVCVDTGHHAPGTNIEFIVAFLLRVKKLGAFDFNSRFYADDDLIVGAADPFQLFRIMYEVVRGGGFERDAGVAFMLDQCHNIEAKIPGQIRSVCNVQEATAKALLVDREALVDAQRGGDVLRANEAFMDAFNTDVRPMLADLRQEMGIDPNPMEAYRRSGYQERIVKGRASGKQAGWAA